One Methanobacterium formicicum genomic window carries:
- a CDS encoding FAD-dependent oxidoreductase, protein MKIVIIGGGAGGLSTASNIRKLDKNAKITVITRDENIAYSPCAIPYVLSGQVDHFKDIIMHQPEDYLERDIEVITRAEVFEVSSGEKTIKYNRIDPLSRIPSGESVELSYDYLVIATGGAPITPPIEGTDLEGVFKIRTIKDGETIKKWAQKSKKVVVVGAGLIGLEMAFGLKKMGLDVTINEMLPQIVPRSLDPSMALIVQKYLEKEGIKVILGKGMEKITGKEKVEGVVYEDESFEADMVIMATGVRPETKLAKMAGCELGRWAVKVNEKMQTSIPSVYAVGDCVEVVDAITGHPTQSPLGSTAVRQAKIAARNIAGAGAEFKPVLNAMVSKIGELEFGSVGLTESFATQNGMEVISGKSRALTKARYYPGAKRIDVMMVCNPRGRIIGCQIIAKERVAERVDTMALAIAKNVTCQELSTTEFSYAPPVSMVIDPIILAAEAACEKLKNSLKNK, encoded by the coding sequence ATGAAAATTGTAATAATCGGAGGAGGGGCAGGCGGACTGTCCACTGCTTCAAACATAAGAAAACTAGATAAAAACGCCAAAATAACTGTTATTACCAGGGATGAAAATATAGCTTACTCACCCTGTGCCATTCCTTACGTTCTCTCTGGTCAAGTCGACCATTTTAAAGACATCATCATGCACCAGCCCGAAGACTACCTAGAGCGGGATATTGAAGTTATAACCCGGGCCGAGGTATTTGAAGTTTCCAGTGGGGAAAAAACCATCAAATACAATAGAATAGACCCTCTTTCCAGAATTCCCTCCGGTGAATCTGTGGAATTATCCTACGATTATTTGGTTATAGCCACGGGAGGGGCACCCATAACCCCACCCATTGAAGGAACTGATTTGGAAGGAGTATTTAAAATCAGGACCATTAAAGACGGTGAAACCATTAAAAAATGGGCCCAAAAGAGTAAAAAAGTAGTGGTGGTGGGGGCCGGGCTTATTGGACTGGAAATGGCCTTCGGCCTCAAGAAGATGGGACTGGATGTCACCATTAATGAGATGCTGCCCCAGATAGTCCCGCGATCACTGGACCCCAGTATGGCCCTAATAGTCCAGAAGTACTTGGAGAAGGAAGGTATAAAGGTTATCCTGGGCAAAGGCATGGAAAAAATCACCGGGAAAGAAAAGGTGGAAGGAGTTGTCTATGAAGATGAGTCCTTTGAGGCGGACATGGTTATAATGGCCACCGGGGTGCGGCCAGAAACTAAACTGGCCAAGATGGCGGGTTGTGAACTGGGAAGGTGGGCGGTTAAAGTCAATGAGAAAATGCAGACCTCAATTCCCAGTGTTTATGCCGTGGGTGACTGTGTGGAAGTGGTGGACGCCATCACTGGCCATCCCACCCAGTCTCCCCTGGGTTCTACCGCAGTGAGGCAGGCCAAAATTGCCGCCAGGAATATTGCCGGTGCGGGTGCCGAGTTCAAACCAGTTTTAAATGCAATGGTGTCTAAAATTGGTGAACTGGAATTCGGTTCAGTGGGGTTAACCGAGTCCTTTGCCACACAGAACGGAATGGAAGTTATATCTGGTAAAAGCCGGGCTTTAACCAAGGCACGTTATTACCCCGGTGCAAAAAGAATCGACGTGATGATGGTGTGCAATCCCCGGGGAAGAATCATTGGCTGCCAGATTATTGCCAAAGAAAGAGTCGCCGAAAGGGTGGATACCATGGCTCTGGCTATTGCCAAAAATGTCACCTGCCAGGAACTTTCCACCACTGAATTTTCCTATGCGCCACCGGTTTCCATGGTAATCGACCCCATAATACTGGCGGCGGAAGCTGCCTGTGAGAAACTGAAAAACTCCCTTAAAAACAAGTAA
- a CDS encoding rubredoxin, translating into MNYQCEICHYIYEPENGDPESGVDPGTPFNELPGDWLCPRCGIDKSSFEMAGSDAKIPKGKDPLLIMVQGLTQGLWTIAGNGSYSVTRQIGRTFLEELKSKGFNFDDGEKSLESVRSYFIETHHLAGDLEYAFTGEEVDLKVKNCRFFPVCSQLENHGVLITTCPYTNTAAQAMEEATGYRFRINKEPNGFGHQIKLKKVSKV; encoded by the coding sequence GTGAACTACCAGTGTGAAATATGTCACTACATCTACGAACCTGAAAATGGAGATCCTGAATCAGGAGTTGACCCGGGAACCCCATTCAACGAACTTCCCGGGGATTGGCTTTGCCCCCGTTGTGGCATTGATAAGTCCAGCTTCGAGATGGCAGGATCCGACGCTAAAATCCCTAAGGGCAAAGATCCACTTTTAATAATGGTGCAAGGACTTACCCAGGGATTATGGACCATTGCTGGAAATGGATCCTATTCAGTGACCCGTCAAATTGGTCGAACCTTCCTGGAAGAACTGAAATCCAAGGGATTTAACTTTGATGATGGTGAAAAGTCCCTGGAGTCAGTTCGCAGCTACTTTATAGAAACCCATCACCTGGCTGGAGACTTGGAATATGCGTTCACTGGTGAGGAGGTGGATCTTAAAGTGAAAAACTGCCGGTTTTTCCCGGTGTGCAGTCAACTGGAGAACCACGGAGTGCTGATCACCACCTGTCCCTACACCAACACCGCAGCCCAGGCCATGGAAGAGGCCACTGGCTACCGTTTCCGGATAAATAAAGAGCCAAATGGTTTCGGACACCAGATAAAGCTAAAAAAAGTATCAAAAGTTTAA
- a CDS encoding site-2 protease family protein: MDVLLYYAIFFVSIYILAILFRDKLKVDVYGPILMRRTKKMRGWIDYIANLSPKFWRWSMNIGIPITVLGMAFMVYTIILSLEVMFQKPTTALLLPGVDIPGSPIFIPIFAGIIALILLMVVHEFGHGILARAQGVEIKSIGVILLAVLPGAFVELDEEDVEKAKRSVKLRIYAAGSMFNLGLAAIAWVVVIILTSSFIPYAFQSDGLKIISVTPNGPSEGILQEGMIVTSINGYSVNNRNAYTELIMNKTKPGDQMTYVTDKGTYTITATGQPSNQSIAYPGTRSETHLVVKPEVAQNFGEIIPWSLYNLADVCYWIYALNLMVGLFNLLPMKPLDGGHIFEELLRYKVPENITGTIVSSVSWVMIAIVALLIIYGTVPGIMQMF; encoded by the coding sequence TTGGACGTTTTATTATACTATGCTATTTTCTTTGTTTCTATCTACATATTAGCGATTTTATTTAGAGATAAGTTGAAAGTAGATGTTTATGGGCCCATTCTTATGAGAAGGACCAAAAAAATGAGAGGATGGATAGATTACATTGCCAATTTAAGTCCCAAATTCTGGCGTTGGAGTATGAATATTGGTATTCCCATCACGGTCTTAGGTATGGCTTTCATGGTGTACACCATAATATTATCCCTAGAAGTCATGTTCCAGAAACCAACAACTGCTCTGCTTTTACCGGGAGTGGATATACCGGGATCTCCTATATTTATCCCCATTTTCGCTGGAATCATTGCTTTAATTCTGTTGATGGTGGTCCACGAATTTGGACATGGGATACTGGCCAGGGCCCAGGGAGTAGAAATCAAATCAATTGGAGTGATATTACTGGCAGTACTGCCCGGTGCATTCGTGGAACTAGATGAAGAAGATGTTGAAAAAGCCAAAAGATCTGTTAAACTACGCATATACGCTGCAGGATCCATGTTTAACTTGGGACTGGCTGCAATTGCATGGGTGGTGGTGATTATTCTCACATCCTCATTTATACCCTATGCATTCCAATCAGACGGACTAAAAATCATAAGTGTTACCCCCAACGGCCCTTCTGAGGGAATACTCCAGGAAGGCATGATTGTAACCAGTATTAATGGATATTCGGTTAATAATCGAAATGCTTACACCGAACTAATCATGAACAAAACAAAACCCGGGGATCAAATGACTTATGTCACTGATAAGGGCACATATACCATAACAGCAACTGGCCAGCCTTCAAATCAATCAATAGCTTATCCTGGAACACGTAGCGAAACGCATCTTGTGGTTAAACCGGAGGTGGCCCAAAACTTTGGTGAAATAATTCCCTGGTCCCTGTACAACCTCGCTGATGTGTGTTACTGGATTTACGCCTTGAATTTAATGGTGGGCCTGTTTAACCTCCTCCCAATGAAGCCCCTTGATGGAGGACATATATTTGAGGAACTGCTGCGATACAAAGTACCGGAAAACATTACTGGAACAATAGTTTCCAGTGTTTCTTGGGTCATGATTGCAATTGTAGCACTCTTAATTATCTACGGAACTGTCCCCGGGATAATGCAGATGTTTTAA